CCCttccatcattttctaattgaattaaagtatttataatttgatttatccTTGCTACTCCCATTAACATTATTAAACTTCTTGATTTAATATATCCAGGTAATTTAACTGATTTCCCTTGTCTACCTACTCCCGTACAAACTACTAATGATTCTGCTACTCCTCTTTGAGTAACTGGTATACCCATCATTAAAGGTGCAGCAAGTGCTGATGAAATACCAGGAATAACAGTAGattcaaatccattttcTCGGAAATAtaatacttcttctccacctcGACCATAAACGAATGGATCACCTTGTTTAAGTCGAACTACAATTTCTCCCTTTTGAGCACCAGCCAGTGCTAATTCCATCATTTCGTTTTGAGCACCTTCTGCATTTCCTGGGAATTTTTTGGCGATATGTAATTTGGTTGATTGAGGTATAAGAGCTAAGATTTCAGAAGGAACGAGTTTATCTGATAAGATGAGAGTTGCTGTTTTGAGTGCATGATGAGCTGCAACTGTTAATAATCCTGGATGTCCAGGTCCACTACCAATCAACAATATCTTGCCTTTCTTCAATCGGCCTACACCATTGTCATGATGTCGAAGGGATACTTCGTTCGAAGCTGAACTTGAGGTAAGTGACCAAGTGGCTAAAGCTTGATCTAATTCGTCTTCTTTCAATCGAGCGAGATTCTCGAATGAGTAATATTCCGACATTTGTTGGACCCATCTCATTCGTCTAAGTTGCTGCTCTTCTTCACTTAACCCCGACTCTCCTTCTGTGACATGCGGGAAAAGCAATTTGTCAGATGAGCCTACTCTCGATAAAGAAGGAGTATGAAGCTGTTCGACTGGCGAGTTGAGCGGGATCTCATAAGCTTgagtttcttcttcagataGTTTCGTAGCCTTGGCTTTAGCTCGTAGCTTTCCGACATTGTCCACAGCAGCGCCAATATTCGATGGTAAACGAGACACAATCTCACGTTTTATCCGACCGGCCAATCTACATCCTTGACCATTTGTCGTGACTGCGACCTGCAAGTTGGATGGTTCACCATTCTGACCTATGAATCGATGTATAGAAGGGAAGGTGTATGTGGAGTAAATGGGTTGATCGGAGATGTTGATGGGTATTTTGAGTGATGTACATGTTTCGTAAATGGTTTGAACCGATGCAGCAGAACGGCGGGATTGTGATCCGATCATAGTGTCTGTTACGCATACTATCGATGTTTCTAGGGATGATAATAGAGAAGCCCAGTCTTTGGTAGATTTCGCTTCTATCTGTTTGTAACTTGTTTGATCGGATTCTATCAGCTGGCGAATCTCCGAAGCTAGGTCAGAAGGGGCAAGATGTGAAGCGATAGTGACGATGGCTCCAGCTTCTCTAAAAGTGGATGCTCTACTTGCTGCCAAGCGGTTTGATCCGACTACAAGAACGGATAAGCCTTTGGGATGGAAGGTGAGGGGAAGGGCAGCGGGGTGAGAGGTTGAGAGAGAAATTTCGCCGAGGTCGACTTGGTCAGCTTCAGCATCGATAGGTGTTGGGGATGTGGATGATATGGAGGGTGTGTCATTGGCCGACGACTTTTGGGAAGTGGACCATTCCAAGTATGCTATTTGATCTGCTGTGTCTCGCATGAGAGCTTGAGTGATGAAGCGGCCCAAGACGATGGTAACGATGAGGGGGAGAAGCACCCAAGTTCTACGGGAATAGTACATTTTAGCGAGGATCATAGAGAAGTGGGTAAGCAGAGAAGCGCTGTTTTGACATACCCCTAAAACAAGTGACGACTGAGATTAGCAAGACGACACGACGAGTGACCAGTATATAAACTCACATTTGTAGCAACCCACACAGCCCAGAAAGTAAATCTATCGTTGTGCCCTACCATGCACCATTCGCAGAAGTATTCTAAAAGGCGTTGCGTCAATAGTCCGTCGGATCCTTGTAATACACGACGTGCGAATACTCACCCTGCAAGAAGTACAGCGCAGTCTTGCTGAGCGTCATCAAAGCTCCAGCAAATCCTACTAACGGAGCGTGAGCATGATAACGATGAGCCGGGCTCGGGGTCGTTGTAGAGGTTTTTGGTGAAGTATGGCGAAGGTATAGATATTCGATGGCAAGGATCACTTCGATAACGTTCATCAAAGCTGAATAATTCAGTCAGCTAAGGAGATCCCTTCAAGCAACAGACTACTGACCTTGAGCATTTGTGAATCCTTGCTTCGAGTCGAGTCCAGGTTGCCCGTATAAATAATCCACCTGCACAGCTCGTCAGCTAGTCAGCCCGTACGCTTGAAGCGAAGATTGACATACCAAGCTATAAGGTACCATACTATggcgaagaagaaagtcaGAAGTATACTAGACAAGGTTGCCAACCCCCAACTCACTTGTACGGCGCCCATATCCAAGCTAGATCACCTCCTACAAAACTCCTTGGCCGGTAAAAGCAGTACGCAGCGTCTAGGCGAGCATAGTCAGTAAGGCCTTCTGATTGGCAGCAAAAGCCGAACTCACCCCATGTCACCACTACGGCTGAGAATGCCATCCACCAAGACACCCATATCGGCGGTCTCTTATCTAGTATCTGCATGGTGAGGGCTGGTCAGAGTACTCAAAAGTGGGACTGAGGGGGACCAGGAAGATCCAGGAGGGCGGGGTTCTGACGATGAGATGTTTCCTGTCGATATAGATGTGGCTGTAGGTGCGAGATGATATATACACAGATGAACAAGAATGTATATTGGCCACCTTGTCATACgatatcatcatatttattttgattttatctttcttacATGCCTCCACtttttataaaattcaagatgattcCGAATTTCAATTGCCGACCTATAACAAACTTCGTAATTAAAACCATTACAACACATCACGCCTTTTTATGGGGTCCCCAATTCATTACTATTAGGAATTATCTTAATTGCAATTACGAATACTAATATTCATTACTTAAATATTGCTAAGTCTTGGCATAAATGCACATTACGATCTGTCTGTAATGAGTTCCTAATCGTACCTTGCGCACGGACCCGATAGGAACGGGCAAAGTGAAATATCCCGTGAAATTTCAGGTTAATATAGAGGTTGTAATGTTTTGAATACCTCCTGTTGACAACGACTCGCATGATACTAGATCATCCACCGACAACGTAGTCAGAAATCCCATTCACATCGCAGCTGCAGTCAATATCACTCAAATGCTACGAAATCATGTATAGACGATAACGGAATAATAACGAATCGCTTTGAACACCACTAAAAACAGTAACACCACAATCCGCAGTTTAGTGATTTACACTGGTCTATTCATAGATTCCGCTAGAAGTAGATTTACATATACGGCATGACTGTGGATAATGATTACATACCCTTGGCAACATCGCCTTCGGGAGCTGATGGATTTGGTGAGCAGAAAGAACGAATAACGCGAAGGTGAGTCACCTTTTAAATTGTATCTGATTCTAAATGTGGAGTACAGCTTAGATCTCACTCGTTGTAGGCCGCATAAGAAGCTTTCATTCCCATTAAACCTCCttccttcatcaatacGAGCGCGACAAAAACTACTCCTTATAACACTGGGTGTACCGACAATTGCATTATTACTCTTGATAGGTCGACATCTATTTGGCACGCGGTCATCCCCACCAAGCGACTTGGAAATCCACGATAACCCTTACTTTTATACAGGGGATGTATGGGAACATAATCAACAAGTTGCTGATCGACTCGATCGATGTGCTTCTTTAGGCTTATTACGAAATACTTCTCTTCCTTTCGGACAAAATGAGATATTAGacgacgaagaagaagccGAACTTGTATCGAATGGATGCGGTACGAACCAAACTACAATAATCATCTTATCTTCATTATGGTTTGCAGAAGCTTTCGCAGGTACTTCTACAGCTGGGGAAACAATTTACGCTCAAAGTGTGATAAGTActttgaattatcataattATTCATACGTTTTCGCAAGTTTAGGTTGGTATAATCCGGATATGAGGAAGACTGTGGAACTTTGGCATAAACATCGTGATAATGTTAGAATGGTTTTAGCTGATCCTGATCAAGTTGGGGTCTGTTATAATAACCTTGAGCAGAAATGTATCAAGACGGAGGATAATATGGAAGGGATTGAAGTTTGGAGAGTGATGAGTTTCTGGTATTGGGACGAGTGAGTTTCCTTCTTGCATCTGTAGTTATTGCACTTATGTGTTGACCCTTTTGACGGTCCAGCGCCGCAAATCCACTCGGCGAGCAATTCACCTTGTCTCCTTCACCAAGAAACAACAACTACTTCCTCTCGTATTCTATCGAACCTACTTGCCGAAGATTACCCTCTTTACCGACGTCCGAAAGGTCGCACCCGCCTCAAGCTTATTTACTAGCTAAACAGATTAAATATCTCGAAGATACTCCTAGATTCTCGTGGACATTAGAAGCTCTTGCAAAGTTACAGGATGACTACGGTATCAAAGTAGTAGCAGGAATGACAGATGATGACGAAGTGATATCCCAACAAGTTAAAGAAGCGGGTTTGACAAATTTGGGTAGACTGaataaattagatttcTATCTACAATTATCGAAAAGTTTCGTATTTATAGGTGTTGGTCAACCTCGAATTAGTCCTAGTCCGTGGGATGCGCTTTGTATGGGTGTTCCTGTGAGCTACTTTTGCGTTTGCCTCTCGCTCGAAGCAAAGACTAATACGTTTGAATGGCCTAGTTTATCAATCCGATTCTGAGCTGGGACGAGGCGGATCCGGAAAATAGGACGAGCTGGCATGCTCAGCAATGGCACATGACGGATCTCGAGCCGTGAGTATGCCGTTCATTCGAGTTGACCCCGACACTCGATCCATAGCAATAAGTCGAACCTTGCTGATCCGATGATCGTGACTAGACCATACGTGTATTCCGTCAAAGCTCACGATCTTGAAGCGCTGCACCAAGCAGTAGGTCAGGCCCTCAGTACACCGATACAAAGTTTCATACCGGATTACATGCGATTCGACTATGCGACGGGCCGTACGGCGGATCTAGTAGAAGGAGATTGGAGGGGAAAAGCTCAAGTCATACTGGATGATAGGATACGCAGTGGCGAGGGTCAAGTGAGTGGTAATTGTGTAAATGATATAGTATACGTTTGCTCATCCAACTCTACCCGAATAGGTGTTTATAATGTAACGAGTGTCTTGATCGGATGCGGAATTAGAAATTAGGAAGGGTGTTACGGCTTGGTATGATTAAGGACTTaaatatgatttgattcGCATCTACGGAAGATGTCCTGACATCAGTATCATGTATCTGTTGTACTTGTGCTGTACTCGCAGTGAGtgagaaagatgatagCATCGGAATGAGATTATGTTGTTGCAAGTGTAAGAATGTCTAATTATGTACATTGTATATAGCAGTGTATGAGCAGCTCATAACTTCCTAACTCCATTATAAAGTCAATACCCCTCTAAGAGTATTTTTCTCCACATCGCTCAACTCGTTGATCATAAAATGTATATCGTTATTATTGTTACCGTAAGATTGACGTAAAATATCGGTGAGATGTTGCTGCAATGAAAATCTTTAGTATCTAATCCTCATATCAGAGTACGATTTACTCACTCCCATATCTATTTGAGCCAATGGATCAGATTTCAAATCCTCATCGTCATCCTGAGCATCGTTCTCATTGCCATCTTTCGTATCTAGCCAAGCTACTTTATATGTCAGCATTGAGTGAAGGAGACATCGCAGTAAACTCACAAGATAGATAATCGAATTCTCCCACTTCATCACCGCCAGCAagcaaatcatcatcatcccaATCCTCATCCTGCGATCGGTAGATGTTTTAGCGTCTTGTCGATTTATGAAAGGAATATAAACTCactccatcatcatcttctatgTCATAatctaccttcttcccTTTATCTTTCTGCAAAGGTTCACTCTGTACATCTTTCagaattaatttaaatgcTTTGAGAGGGAAAGGGATCTGTGTGAATTGGTTTGGGTCTGACAAAGTATCGTTAGCCAAACCTGAAGCGACAGGAGTTTGATACTGACTATTTCGAGTTCGTGATCGTGTCATTATAGCTATTTCTCATTCCATCAGCACCTTATTCAACGTCTCATCTGTCTACCAACTCACTATCTCTATTCCTTTCATCCACTATTAGATCGCCCTTACACACCACCCCCTTCAACCGACTATCATCCGCCATGAACAACTTTGAAAGACCCAAAGCTGAAACCCGGATATTCCAAGATCCTGTTATAGTATCTGAGTGTTCACACCATGCTTCCAATACAACTTGTAAACCAGATTTCTCCGCTCCATTTGTAACCACTGAGAAAGATGTCAAAAGGTCGATTGTCGAAGTGGTATATTCCGTTCCGAATAGATATGCAAAAGGTAACGCCAGGGTCTATATCAATCTGTTAGTCGGTATGCTAGTGCTACTACAGCATGAAGCTCACCTGGATGAAAGACGGTAATTTAGCAGTAGTCAAACGATCTACAATCGCTCGAAGCAAATCAGGTAAGACCGGAGCCATCACACTTCCTGCTTTTCGGAATAGATGCATGATCAATTCGCCAACGAATATACCGCCTGATTCGGAGAACGTGGGTGCTAGGAATCTAGAGAGCAGGTGGAATATCGAGTGAATTCCGTTGTTTCCTTCTCGATCGTGCCTGCATGTGGACGACCATTTCAGCGACGGTGAGAGGTATGAACGATAGCTGACTGAATCGATACATCGCACTCACCACTGAATGAGCTTGTCGCAATCCTTTCTGACCACTAATGTCAGGTGTATCATCCCGTGCTGGATCATTGTCAGGACGATCATATGAATTAGTCCTACGGCAACTCACCTGGATGACATCCATATCATCTGTAGTCCTTAGTACTCCCATCACAGCCACAGTGACAGACCCAATGAGTTCAGGTTCTAACGGACCACCTCTTGTCCGTATAAGACTATTGGCAAGTTGAACCGCCTCTCCAGGGATATGTACCGTATCGTCGTCTACAGGGGTAGAAATTGCTTCGGCTAATTTAGGACCAATGAGTCGGACGAGAGCTGGCGCGACTGTAGGATCAGGAAGCGATGCAAGGGATTCAAAGGTTTCTTCGACGATTGCAGTGGTTACGGGGTCTATCATAGTCGTCAATAAAGCTCTCACCGCATTGCTTACTTACCATCAGTATATTTCACCCATACATCATATATCCTAACTGCGATTTCTCCAACACTTTCTCCATTGATCAAGTTCGTATCTAAGGCAAAGACCGCCCTGATCGTTTCCAAAACTAGGTAGAGAGTTTCATTGCTGATTTCAGGCAGGAGCGGTAAAAGCAATGAGAGGATCTGACGAGATTGCGGTTGGATGACCTCGGATGGGATGTGGCGGCAGAAGCTGTAGAGGATTGGTATCAGAATGTTGCTAAATGACTAAGCCACTCACTTTTTGATCGTCTTCACGGCAGATATTTTGACAGGAACGCTGATTTCCTGGCTATTCAATACTTGTACAGCTGCGGCAAGATATTGACCTGCAAGGGGTTtcgaaagtgaagaagCAAACTGCGATGCAAAGACGAATGCTCGGCCTTGTAGGAAGGGTGTCTCTGCAAATCGACTCAGCTTCGCGTCAGAGGGAATCACAAGACCGTACTCACCCGCCTGCTGCAGCAACCCAGGAATGACCTGGTCGAAGAGATATCGCACGTCGAAAGTGGGAGTTTTACCGCCCGCCTCATCCTCTTCCAAAATCTCTCTCAAATCATCGGAGACTCCTCCTACCAGTGATAGAGCGGATTCCAACGGCTTCCACCTATAGTCCAGCGACGTTATCAGAACGAATCTCGTACTGTCATCCGACAAACTTACCAATCTGCGTTACCAGACGCTTTCAACTGAGCGGAATGCTGAATCTTCTCTTGGACTTTCGATTGCAGAATCAATGTCACCGGTTTTGACCATTTATCCATCATTGACTGTGCCCGATGCATCAGCGGCACTCCAAACCGAATCGCAGACTTACACCGATCAGATCGTATCCTGAAGACCTTATTCCATACTGCTCAGTCTCGTCGTCTTCGTCAATCACGAATGCGTTGGGATCTTCcatccattcttcttcctgcGCTTATGTCAGCGACGTACAAAAGCAGGGTTGGATTGACTCACATTCTCCCTCGTGATCTGCGTATACTGAAGAACGATATCCACTACCCCTTGCATCGTTTCATTGCCACTGCCTGATGCATCCAAGAGTACTGCAGGAGCGTTCTTCGTGCGCACAGCAGGAGTAAGGAAGTCAAATATCGCGCAAGCTAAATCCGTGATATCTATACGGGGGTCTAGCATTCCGACGTCTGATACGGGAGAAGGAGGTTCAGGAGCATCATCTCCGTTGGTCAAGTAGAACGCCTGGAATTGGAGTTGTAGCGAATGCAAATTCTGAATTGCTAGAGGGATGTAAGTGGGTAAATGAGGGTGAAGGTATTTCGGGAATGCATTGTGGAATAGGGAAAATGTCTATTGGGGGGGTCAGCGGCGACTGGGAGTGTTGGTCAATAAGACTCACCCTGAAGATCTCGATCCGTAAACTCAACTCCTCCCAATTCTTCCTGACTTCTTCCGAGGCATCTAACGACAACAATTGGGTAAAAGCGCTAAGCCATACCGGCGACAGGCTGTCCATTGCTGATTTGACCGATGCGGGGTGTTCGTCTTTGACGGTTTCTAACATTCTCAAGGTTTGTCGGAATACCGAGATCGTTTGCGCACGGGTCGTTGCCGAGTGGcgctgaagaagaggtcAGACTAGA
The window above is part of the Kwoniella pini CBS 10737 chromosome 11, complete sequence genome. Proteins encoded here:
- a CDS encoding uroporphyrinogen-III C-methyltransferase; the encoded protein is MQILDKRPPIWVSWWMAFSAVVVTWDAAYCFYRPRSFVGGDLAWIWAPYNMVPYSLVDYLYGQPGLDSKQGFTNAQALMNVIEVILAIEYLYLRHTSPKTSTTTPSPAHRYHAHAPLVGFAGALMTLSKTALYFLQEYFCEWCMVGHNDRFTFWAVWVATNSSLVLGVCQNSASLLTHFSMILAKMYYSRRTWVLLPLIVTIVLGRFITQALMRDTADQIAYLEWSTSQKSSANDTPSISSTSPTPIDAEADQVDLGEISLSTSHPAALPLTFHPKGLSVLVVGSNRLAASRASTFREAGAIVTIASHLAPSDLASEIRQLIESDQTSYKQIEAKSTKDWASLLSSLETSIVCVTDTMIGSQSRRSAASVQTIYETCTSLKIPINISDQPIYSTYTFPSIHRFIGQNGEPSNLQVAVTTNGQGCRLAGRIKREIVSRLPSNIGAAVDNVGKLRAKAKATKLSEEETQAYEIPLNSPVEQLHTPSLSRVGSSDKLLFPHVTEGESGLSEEEQQLRRMRWVQQMSEYYSFENLARLKEDELDQALATWSLTSSSASNEVSLRHHDNGVGRLKKGKILLIGSGPGHPGLLTVAAHHALKTATLILSDKLVPSEILALIPQSTKLHIAKKFPGNAEGAQNEMMELALAGAQKGEIVVRLKQGDPFVYGRGGEEVLYFRENGFESTVIPGISSALAAPLMMGIPVTQRGVAESLVVCTGVGRQGKSVKLPGYIKSRSLIMLMGVARINQIINTLIQLENDGRDGKEYPEYLPIGIIERASSPDQRIIMSTLGKIEESLKKLDERPPGMIIVGWSVLCLEGKGKVDILDNSNSDQGNERMIVNDWLDGKEYKVKEGLQEGWREILDSI